From a region of the Janthinobacterium sp. 61 genome:
- a CDS encoding metalloregulator ArsR/SmtB family transcription factor: MKNADIECLTGSAAFAHILGSAPRLRLLEQIAQGEYAVEQLVELTGLSVANTSQHLQQLRRAGFVQARRHGKRVLYRLGSGPIVQLLAALDVYAQHQRSELQALTRGDHVEAITGDELLGRMQEASITVLDVRPAQEFAAGHLPDAINIPFDDLQRRLGELPVNAEIAAYCRGPYCVLSVRAVAALRQRGLHARRLGSGYDDWQAAGLPVVKAA; encoded by the coding sequence ATGAAAAATGCCGATATCGAATGTCTCACCGGTTCCGCCGCGTTTGCCCATATTTTAGGCAGCGCACCGCGTTTGCGCCTGCTAGAGCAGATCGCTCAGGGCGAATATGCGGTGGAGCAGCTGGTGGAGTTGACGGGCCTGTCAGTGGCAAATACCTCCCAGCATTTGCAGCAGTTGCGGCGTGCCGGTTTCGTGCAGGCGCGACGCCACGGCAAGCGCGTGCTGTACCGGCTGGGCAGCGGCCCCATCGTGCAACTGCTGGCCGCGCTGGACGTGTATGCGCAGCATCAGCGCAGCGAGTTGCAGGCGCTGACCCGGGGCGATCATGTGGAAGCGATCACGGGCGACGAGCTGCTGGGGCGCATGCAGGAAGCCAGCATCACCGTGCTCGACGTGCGGCCCGCGCAGGAATTTGCTGCCGGCCATCTGCCCGATGCGATCAATATTCCTTTTGATGACTTGCAGCGCCGCCTGGGCGAATTGCCGGTGAACGCAGAAATCGCCGCCTACTGCCGTGGCCCGTATTGCGTGCTGTCCGTGCGGGCCGTTGCCGCCCTGCGCCAGCGGGGCTTGCATGCGCGCCGTCTCGGTAGCGGTTACGACGACTGGCAGGCGGCCGGCTTGCCTGTCGTCAAGGCGGCGTGA
- a CDS encoding ClbS/DfsB family four-helix bundle protein, with product MAIPNSKQELVEAISTTYAKLAQELARVPPALAREPVLEGQVKGTRMSVCDLLAYLVGWNELVLHWHAQLRDGKRIEDIAFPAEGFTWNALGALAQRFYADYAELGVDDLLQRLEQAKNQLLALIEAHDDAQLYGQPWYTHYTMGRMIQFNTSSPYANARTRLRAWLKTL from the coding sequence ATGGCGATTCCCAACAGCAAGCAGGAACTGGTCGAGGCGATTAGCACCACGTACGCCAAGCTGGCGCAGGAGCTGGCGCGTGTGCCACCGGCCTTGGCGCGTGAGCCCGTGCTGGAAGGGCAGGTCAAGGGCACGCGCATGAGCGTGTGCGATTTGCTCGCCTACCTGGTGGGGTGGAACGAGCTGGTCTTGCACTGGCACGCGCAGCTGCGCGACGGCAAACGCATCGAAGACATCGCCTTTCCCGCCGAAGGTTTCACGTGGAACGCTCTGGGCGCCCTGGCGCAGCGCTTCTATGCGGACTATGCTGAACTGGGCGTGGATGACTTGCTGCAGCGCCTGGAACAGGCGAAAAACCAGTTGCTGGCGCTGATCGAAGCGCATGACGATGCGCAATTGTATGGCCAGCCTTGGTACACGCATTACACGATGGGACGCATGATTCAGTTCAATACCTCCTCGCCGTATGCGAACGCGCGCACGCGCTTGCGGGCCTGGCTCAAGACCTTGTAG
- a CDS encoding peptidase has translation MTACVAPLLVATLYAPLALAETSTQVYLDNGELNYVGSISAEANQRALALFASEETKPRVLAIRSKGGPTQAGMALGTWVRAQALTVKVLEYCFSSCANYVFTAAPRKIVSNFAVVGYHGGLSSATFAVDEQQEAMLAALPAAERQAMRQQLQVEIQTWLAPQREAERQYFAQIGVQQRITTMGQTPELARRFDADSKVIGWTFSADDFAKLGVKDITVINPPWRPRFIASDKQVHQIDLP, from the coding sequence ATGACTGCCTGCGTCGCGCCTCTGCTTGTTGCCACACTGTATGCGCCGCTGGCGCTCGCAGAAACCAGTACCCAGGTTTATCTGGATAACGGCGAGCTCAACTATGTCGGCAGCATTTCGGCCGAGGCGAATCAGCGTGCGCTGGCACTGTTCGCCTCCGAGGAAACCAAGCCGCGCGTGCTGGCCATCCGCAGCAAGGGCGGCCCGACGCAGGCCGGCATGGCGCTGGGTACCTGGGTGCGGGCGCAGGCATTGACGGTCAAGGTGCTCGAGTATTGTTTTTCCTCGTGCGCCAACTACGTTTTTACCGCCGCGCCCCGCAAGATCGTCAGCAACTTTGCCGTGGTCGGTTATCACGGCGGCCTCAGTAGCGCCACGTTTGCCGTCGATGAGCAGCAGGAAGCCATGCTGGCGGCCTTGCCGGCAGCCGAGCGGCAAGCCATGCGTCAGCAGTTGCAGGTGGAGATACAAACATGGCTGGCTCCCCAGCGGGAGGCCGAACGCCAGTATTTTGCGCAGATAGGTGTCCAGCAGCGCATCACGACCATGGGCCAGACGCCCGAACTGGCACGCCGCTTCGATGCCGACAGCAAGGTGATCGGGTGGACCTTTTCCGCTGACGACTTTGCCAAGCTGGGCGTGAAGGACATCACCGTCATCAATCCGCCATGGCGGCCGCGTTTTATTGCTTCCGATAAGCAAGTGCATCAAATCGATCTGCCGTAG
- a CDS encoding DUF1852 domain-containing protein, translated as MSQDFAFSIKSIVFDENYHPSDNTRLTTNFANLARGERRQENLRNTLKMIDSRFNNLAHWDNPKADRYSVELEIISVALNMDAAGGNIPLIEILKPNILDKKTGERIDGIAGNNFSSYVRDYDFSVLLPEHNNNKSTFGTPDNFGDFHGKLFKHFVRSTTYKAHFSKAPVICISASSSKTYQRTENQHPILGVEYQQNEFSSTDEYFEKMGMQVRYFMPPNSAAPLAFYFIGDLLGDYSNLELIGTISTMETFQKIYRPEIYNANSAAGRLYQPSLKNQDYSLTQIVYDREERSQLAVKQGKYTEEHFIKPYKNILEQWAATTLSA; from the coding sequence ATGAGCCAAGATTTTGCATTCAGCATCAAGAGCATTGTTTTCGATGAAAACTATCATCCATCGGACAATACGCGCCTGACGACCAACTTTGCCAATCTGGCCAGGGGAGAGCGTCGCCAGGAGAACTTGCGCAACACCCTGAAAATGATCGACAGCCGCTTCAACAACCTGGCGCATTGGGATAACCCGAAGGCAGACCGCTATTCCGTCGAACTTGAAATCATTTCCGTCGCGTTGAATATGGATGCCGCAGGCGGGAATATTCCACTGATCGAGATATTGAAGCCGAATATCCTGGATAAAAAAACCGGAGAGCGCATCGACGGCATCGCTGGGAATAACTTCTCCTCCTATGTGCGCGATTACGACTTCAGCGTGCTGCTGCCAGAGCACAACAATAATAAATCCACCTTTGGCACACCGGACAATTTCGGCGATTTCCATGGCAAGCTGTTCAAGCACTTTGTCAGATCAACTACTTACAAAGCGCACTTCAGCAAGGCGCCGGTCATCTGCATCAGCGCCTCGAGCAGCAAGACCTATCAGCGCACTGAAAACCAGCACCCCATCCTGGGCGTTGAGTATCAACAAAATGAGTTCTCCTCGACGGATGAATATTTCGAGAAAATGGGGATGCAGGTGCGCTATTTCATGCCGCCAAACAGTGCGGCACCTTTGGCATTTTATTTTATCGGCGACCTGCTGGGCGACTACAGCAATCTTGAGCTGATCGGCACCATCAGTACGATGGAAACGTTCCAAAAGATCTACCGGCCCGAGATTTATAACGCCAATTCTGCGGCGGGAAGACTTTATCAACCCAGCCTGAAGAACCAGGATTATTCATTGACGCAAATTGTCTATGACCGGGAAGAGCGCAGCCAGCTGGCAGTCAAGCAGGGCAAATATACGGAAGAGCACTTCATCAAACCATACAAAAACATTCTTGAACAATGGGCTGCGACCACGCTCTCCGCTTAA
- a CDS encoding DUF3772 domain-containing protein yields MISFRTPHFFSARQPWRGWLLPLLLTLLLACSLSAPPAWAQPVDDAATADQRLDGLRKQITTIQKALDGDADLDDATLSQMRADALAASAEADKVADALAPTLASVQARLAELGKPAAGTKEAPDVAAQRSQLDRTSSALDAQVKLARLLAVEATQASEQVSTARRAQLQARLGERTASILAGSFWKQLHAELPQNLQRLRALELELANAARATPWSAWGGLLAGIVAVIGASVWVSRYLLVITATRVPHGRLRRSLHALAVLVLAAATPGLVAELLAMGLRWDGGLSEKTSTFLGSLIGIICFAGFTAGLGHALLSPWRVSWRLLPLPDALAHRLRHFPSTFAFIVVLVWATERVTIVINAGLSTAVAVNCIVALVMSTTIAYGLMRAERCWRLLREADPATLVTPLWLRCVTVLLWLALASSVISLLVGYVAFGSFIAKQIAWVIVVVGSTYLLTVLVDDICMLLASTPPPPDAAHPVLATPKARDQAAVLLSGIGRAIVVLLALMLLLAPFGEGPGELFQRVGKLQDGLAIGEVAIRPAALIQALLVLVVGFVALGLFKRWLQNSYLPTTNLDSGMQVSFITLFGYIGGVLAVALALSAAGIGLERIAWVASALSVGIGFGLQAVVQNFVSGLILLAERPVKVGDWVSLGGVEGDIRRINVRATEIQLGDRSTVIVPNSEFITKTVRNVTLANPLGLVQVKLPLPLGTDAQAARTLILSTFVDNPDVLETPAPSVQLDGIDNGFLLFNATGYASSPRLTSGIRSALLFELLKRLDEAHIAIAKPSTMVLSTVPAQPETPAISAAVPAPAPAPVPPLTS; encoded by the coding sequence ATGATTTCATTCCGTACCCCCCATTTCTTTTCCGCGCGCCAGCCCTGGCGTGGCTGGCTATTGCCGCTGCTATTGACCCTGCTGCTGGCGTGCTCGCTATCGGCGCCGCCCGCCTGGGCGCAGCCCGTCGATGATGCCGCCACGGCCGACCAGCGCCTCGATGGCTTGCGCAAGCAGATCACCACGATCCAGAAGGCGCTCGATGGCGATGCCGATCTCGATGACGCGACTCTGTCGCAGATGCGCGCCGATGCGCTGGCGGCCAGCGCCGAAGCGGACAAGGTTGCCGATGCGCTCGCGCCCACGCTCGCCAGCGTGCAGGCGCGGCTGGCCGAGCTGGGCAAGCCGGCGGCGGGCACGAAAGAGGCCCCTGACGTGGCGGCGCAGCGCAGCCAGCTGGACCGCACCAGCAGCGCGCTCGATGCGCAGGTGAAGCTGGCGCGCTTGCTGGCCGTGGAAGCGACGCAGGCGTCCGAGCAGGTGTCGACGGCGCGCCGCGCGCAGCTGCAGGCGCGCCTGGGCGAGCGCACTGCGTCCATCCTGGCCGGTTCCTTCTGGAAACAGCTGCATGCGGAATTGCCGCAGAATTTGCAGCGCCTGCGGGCGCTGGAGCTGGAGTTGGCCAACGCGGCACGTGCCACGCCGTGGTCGGCCTGGGGTGGCTTGCTGGCCGGCATCGTGGCCGTGATCGGCGCCAGCGTCTGGGTTTCGCGCTATCTGCTGGTGATCACGGCCACGCGCGTGCCGCATGGCCGCTTGCGCCGCTCCTTGCATGCGCTGGCCGTGCTGGTGCTGGCGGCGGCGACGCCGGGCCTGGTGGCCGAATTGCTGGCCATGGGTTTGCGCTGGGATGGCGGCCTGTCTGAAAAAACCTCGACTTTCCTTGGCAGCTTGATCGGCATCATCTGTTTTGCCGGTTTTACGGCGGGCCTGGGCCACGCGCTGCTGTCGCCCTGGCGCGTGTCGTGGCGCTTGCTGCCCCTGCCCGACGCGCTGGCGCATCGCTTGCGCCATTTTCCATCGACGTTTGCCTTCATCGTGGTGCTGGTGTGGGCCACGGAACGCGTCACCATCGTCATTAATGCGGGCCTGTCGACGGCCGTGGCCGTCAATTGCATCGTCGCCCTGGTGATGAGCACGACCATCGCTTATGGCTTGATGCGCGCCGAGCGCTGCTGGCGCCTGTTGCGCGAGGCCGATCCCGCCACCCTGGTCACGCCGCTGTGGCTGCGCTGCGTCACGGTGCTGCTGTGGCTGGCGCTGGCGTCGAGCGTTATCAGTTTGCTGGTCGGCTATGTGGCGTTCGGCAGTTTTATCGCCAAGCAAATTGCCTGGGTCATCGTGGTGGTGGGCAGCACCTATCTGCTGACGGTGCTGGTCGACGATATCTGCATGCTGCTGGCCTCCACGCCGCCGCCGCCGGATGCCGCCCATCCCGTGCTGGCCACGCCCAAGGCGCGCGACCAGGCGGCCGTGCTGCTGTCGGGCATCGGCCGCGCCATCGTCGTGCTGCTGGCCCTGATGCTGCTGCTGGCGCCGTTCGGCGAAGGTCCGGGCGAGCTGTTCCAGCGCGTGGGCAAGCTGCAGGATGGCCTGGCCATCGGCGAGGTAGCGATCCGCCCTGCCGCGCTGATCCAGGCCCTGCTGGTGCTGGTGGTGGGCTTTGTGGCGCTGGGCCTGTTCAAGCGCTGGCTGCAAAACAGTTATTTGCCGACCACCAATCTCGACTCCGGCATGCAAGTGTCGTTCATTACCCTATTTGGCTATATCGGGGGCGTGCTGGCCGTGGCACTGGCCCTGTCGGCGGCCGGCATCGGACTGGAACGCATCGCGTGGGTGGCGTCGGCCTTGTCGGTAGGTATCGGTTTTGGCTTGCAGGCGGTGGTGCAGAACTTTGTGTCCGGCCTGATTTTATTGGCCGAGCGTCCTGTGAAAGTGGGCGACTGGGTCTCGCTGGGCGGTGTGGAAGGCGACATTCGCCGCATCAATGTACGCGCCACGGAAATTCAATTGGGCGACCGTTCCACGGTGATCGTACCGAACTCGGAATTCATCACCAAGACAGTGCGCAACGTCACCCTGGCCAATCCGCTGGGCCTGGTGCAGGTCAAGCTGCCGCTGCCGCTGGGCACGGATGCGCAAGCGGCGCGCACGCTGATCCTGTCCACCTTTGTCGACAATCCTGACGTGCTCGAGACGCCGGCGCCCAGCGTGCAGCTCGACGGTATCGACAATGGCTTTTTGCTGTTCAACGCTACCGGCTATGCCTCGTCGCCGCGCCTGACGTCGGGCATCCGCAGCGCCCTGCTGTTCGAGCTGCTCAAGCGCTTGGACGAGGCGCATATCGCGATTGCCAAGCCCAGCACGATGGTGCTGAGCACCGTGCCGGCGCAGCCAGAGACGCCGGCCATCTCGGCGGCTGTACCCGCACCGGCGCCCGCCCCCGTGCCGCCGCTGACGTCTTAA
- a CDS encoding DUF2938 domain-containing protein — MQILWLDALAIGVGATAVMDVWAVALKRFWCIPSLNFAMVGRWLGHLPRGTVSHVNIAQAAPVRDEAILGWTAHYVIGVLFAAVLLALVGQEWVQGPTFAPALLAGLVSVAAPFCILQPGMGAGLAASKTPHPTAARLRSLMAHTAFGIGLYLAALLWSTVR; from the coding sequence ATGCAAATACTCTGGCTCGATGCCCTGGCGATCGGCGTGGGCGCGACGGCGGTGATGGATGTGTGGGCGGTGGCCTTGAAACGCTTCTGGTGCATACCCTCGCTGAACTTTGCGATGGTTGGACGCTGGCTGGGCCACCTGCCACGCGGCACCGTGAGCCACGTCAATATCGCCCAGGCGGCGCCTGTACGCGATGAAGCCATCCTGGGCTGGACCGCCCATTACGTGATCGGCGTGCTGTTTGCGGCCGTGCTGCTGGCGCTGGTGGGGCAGGAGTGGGTGCAAGGGCCAACGTTCGCGCCGGCCTTGCTGGCTGGCCTCGTGAGCGTGGCCGCGCCGTTCTGTATCTTGCAGCCGGGCATGGGCGCCGGCCTGGCCGCCAGCAAGACGCCGCATCCGACGGCCGCCCGCCTGCGCAGCCTGATGGCCCACACGGCGTTCGGCATCGGCCTGTACCTGGCGGCGTTGCTGTGGTCGACGGTGCGTTAA
- a CDS encoding NAD+ synthase gives MLTIALAQMNPTVGDFDANVAAIIARMQRASSDGADLLVCPELSLCAYYPGDLFEDAAFLRDMQQALDKLLQASTRWPELVTVIGTARQNSGVGKSLYNALLALRNGCIVAEYYKQLLPTYGIFDEGRHFEPGPSGACTLSIAGCRVGFMICEDGWNDDGRAYAVNPFDSLHAARPDLVVSINASPSDIGKRAQRHAVFGAACKRVHLPLLFVNQVGGQDQLVFDGASFAISPVDGVQFESARFVEDCQLLRFADGRFTRTDGSAFPVPDPEGIPAVEFARRQIVLGLRDYARRCGFTKVVVGCSGGIDSALTLALAVEALGACNVVAITMPSIFSSAGSVTDSVALCANLGIALHTHPIRDIVTQYEAGYAGAFDGKLEGLPLENLQARVRGTILMEYSNAFGALLLTTGNKSEISVGYCTLYGDTNGGLGLIGDLYKTEVFALSRHINASAGRELIPVAVLDKPPSAELAPGQRDTDSLPPYPVLDEILKWHIEGKRLPEAESAQALSLVDQLRETDDGRTLVRRILGMVARNEYKRRQAAPIIRVRSRAFGSGRQLPIAAHYPTGDDA, from the coding sequence ATGCTGACCATCGCCCTCGCCCAGATGAATCCTACCGTGGGCGACTTCGACGCCAATGTCGCCGCCATCATCGCGCGCATGCAGCGCGCCAGCAGCGATGGCGCCGACTTGCTGGTATGCCCTGAACTGTCGCTGTGCGCGTATTACCCTGGCGACCTGTTCGAGGATGCCGCCTTCCTGCGCGACATGCAGCAGGCGCTCGATAAGCTGCTGCAAGCATCCACGCGCTGGCCGGAACTCGTCACCGTCATCGGCACGGCGCGGCAGAACTCTGGCGTCGGCAAGTCCCTGTACAACGCCTTGCTGGCGCTGCGCAACGGGTGCATCGTCGCCGAATACTACAAGCAGCTGCTGCCGACGTATGGCATTTTCGACGAGGGCCGCCATTTCGAGCCTGGCCCGTCCGGCGCCTGCACCTTGTCCATCGCCGGCTGCAGGGTCGGCTTCATGATTTGCGAGGATGGCTGGAACGACGACGGCCGCGCCTACGCCGTCAACCCTTTCGACTCCCTGCACGCTGCGCGGCCCGACCTGGTCGTCAGCATCAACGCCAGCCCGTCCGACATCGGCAAGCGCGCGCAGCGCCACGCCGTGTTTGGCGCCGCCTGCAAGCGCGTGCACTTGCCCCTGCTGTTCGTCAACCAGGTGGGCGGCCAGGATCAACTCGTGTTCGACGGCGCCTCGTTCGCCATTTCGCCGGTTGACGGCGTGCAATTCGAATCAGCCCGCTTCGTCGAAGACTGTCAACTGCTGCGCTTTGCCGATGGGCGTTTTACCCGGACCGATGGCTCGGCGTTTCCCGTGCCGGACCCGGAAGGCATCCCCGCCGTGGAGTTTGCGCGGCGTCAAATCGTGCTCGGTTTGCGCGACTACGCGCGCCGTTGCGGTTTTACGAAAGTCGTTGTCGGCTGCTCGGGCGGCATCGATTCGGCGCTGACCCTGGCCCTGGCCGTTGAAGCGCTGGGCGCTTGCAACGTGGTGGCCATTACCATGCCGTCCATCTTTTCCAGCGCCGGTTCCGTCACCGATTCGGTGGCCCTGTGCGCCAACCTGGGCATCGCCCTGCACACGCATCCGATACGCGACATCGTGACGCAGTACGAGGCTGGCTACGCGGGGGCCTTCGACGGCAAGCTGGAGGGACTGCCGCTGGAAAACCTGCAGGCCAGAGTGCGTGGCACGATCCTGATGGAATACTCGAACGCCTTCGGCGCCCTGCTGCTCACCACCGGCAACAAGAGCGAAATCTCGGTCGGCTATTGCACCCTGTACGGCGACACGAATGGGGGACTGGGGCTGATCGGCGACCTGTATAAAACCGAGGTGTTCGCCCTGTCGCGCCACATCAACGCCAGCGCCGGGCGCGAATTGATACCCGTCGCCGTGCTGGACAAGCCCCCGTCGGCGGAACTGGCGCCGGGGCAGCGCGACACCGATAGCTTGCCGCCATATCCCGTGCTCGATGAAATTTTAAAGTGGCATATCGAGGGCAAGCGCCTGCCGGAGGCGGAAAGCGCGCAAGCTTTGAGCCTGGTCGACCAGCTGCGCGAGACGGACGACGGGCGCACCCTGGTGCGGCGCATCCTCGGCATGGTCGCCCGCAACGAATACAAGCGGCGCCAGGCGGCGCCCATCATCCGCGTGCGTTCGCGCGCTTTTGGCAGCGGGCGCCAATTGCCGATCGCCGCCCACTACCCTACCGGAGACGACGCATGA
- a CDS encoding methionine synthase produces MKKLLPTSTAGSLPKPSWLAQPEKLWSPWKLQDEELIEGKQDALRLSLQEQQQAGIDIVSDGEQTRQHFVTTFIEHLSGVDFDKRETVRIRDRYDASVPTVVGAVSRPKPVFVEDARFLRQQTKQPIKWALPGPMTMIDTLYDSHYKSREKLAWEFAKILNQEARELEAAGVDIIQFDEPAFNVFFDEVNDWGIATLERAIEGLKCETAVHICYGYGIKANTDWKNTLGSEWRQYEESFPKLQQSNIDIISLECHNSRVPIDLIELIRGKKVMVGAIDVASNTIETPEEVANTLRKALRFVDADKLYPSTNCGMAPLSRRVARGKLHALSAGAEIIRGELST; encoded by the coding sequence ATGAAAAAATTATTGCCTACATCCACTGCCGGCAGCTTGCCCAAACCTTCCTGGTTGGCGCAACCCGAAAAACTCTGGTCGCCCTGGAAATTACAGGACGAGGAATTAATCGAGGGCAAACAAGATGCTTTACGTTTGTCACTGCAGGAACAACAGCAGGCCGGCATCGATATTGTCAGTGATGGCGAGCAGACCCGTCAGCACTTTGTCACCACGTTCATTGAGCACCTCAGCGGCGTTGATTTTGACAAACGTGAGACCGTCAGAATTCGTGACCGCTATGATGCGAGCGTGCCGACCGTCGTTGGCGCCGTGAGCCGCCCGAAGCCGGTTTTTGTGGAAGACGCCAGGTTTTTGCGTCAGCAAACCAAGCAACCCATCAAATGGGCGCTGCCAGGTCCGATGACGATGATTGATACGCTGTATGACAGCCACTATAAGAGCCGCGAAAAACTGGCCTGGGAATTCGCCAAGATACTCAATCAGGAAGCCAGAGAATTGGAGGCTGCCGGCGTCGACATCATCCAGTTTGATGAACCCGCATTCAATGTGTTCTTTGATGAGGTGAATGATTGGGGGATTGCCACCCTGGAAAGGGCGATCGAAGGGCTCAAATGCGAAACGGCCGTGCATATTTGCTATGGCTACGGCATCAAAGCCAATACGGATTGGAAAAATACGCTGGGGTCCGAGTGGCGTCAATACGAAGAATCTTTTCCCAAGCTGCAGCAATCGAATATCGATATCATCTCGCTGGAATGCCACAACTCGCGTGTTCCCATTGACCTGATTGAACTCATTCGTGGCAAAAAAGTGATGGTAGGGGCCATTGACGTGGCAAGCAATACCATCGAAACGCCGGAGGAAGTCGCCAACACCCTCCGCAAAGCGCTGCGGTTTGTCGATGCCGACAAACTCTATCCGAGCACTAACTGTGGCATGGCGCCCCTGTCTCGTCGGGTAGCAAGAGGAAAATTGCATGCGCTCAGTGCAGGCGCAGAAATCATTCGAGGAGAACTCTCGACCTAG
- a CDS encoding LysR family transcriptional regulator — translation MISLDRLGIFIAIVDAGSLTAAAAVLGQSKAVVSFNLKQLEAELGVSLLTRSTRSLALTDVGRRFYEDCQGVLSEAQSAIETARQGHQSLRGTLRLTTTVEYGGRTVIPALIAFAATHPQLQIQHSSSSSHEDLISGGYDLAIRMGSLNDSSYRAALIEPYAIWPVASPAYLASLPARDIATLPDLQRARWLAHSRLSTPLRWEVQTPDGPAAFAAQDDAAIHSDSASALLGFALGGCGVALLPQWLVEGEVRAGRLRRLLPDVVFPEQGVYAVYPNTQHIAEKVRAFIDFLRAFVGTPA, via the coding sequence ATGATCAGTCTTGACCGTTTGGGTATTTTCATCGCCATCGTCGACGCCGGTTCACTGACGGCCGCCGCCGCCGTGCTGGGCCAGAGCAAGGCCGTCGTCAGTTTTAATTTGAAACAGCTGGAGGCGGAGCTGGGCGTGTCGCTGCTCACGCGCAGCACGCGCAGCCTGGCGCTCACCGACGTGGGGCGGCGCTTTTACGAAGATTGCCAAGGCGTGCTGAGCGAAGCGCAGAGCGCCATCGAGACGGCGCGCCAGGGACACCAGAGCTTGCGCGGCACCCTGCGCCTGACCACCACCGTCGAATACGGCGGCCGCACGGTGATCCCCGCGCTGATCGCCTTTGCCGCCACCCATCCGCAACTGCAGATCCAGCATTCCTCGTCGTCCTCGCATGAAGACCTGATCTCTGGCGGCTATGATCTGGCCATCCGCATGGGGTCACTCAACGATTCAAGTTATCGCGCCGCGCTGATCGAGCCGTATGCGATCTGGCCCGTCGCCTCGCCCGCCTACCTGGCCAGCCTGCCCGCCAGGGACATCGCCACCTTGCCCGACTTGCAGCGCGCGCGCTGGCTGGCGCACAGCCGACTCAGCACGCCGCTGCGCTGGGAGGTGCAAACGCCAGACGGCCCCGCCGCCTTTGCCGCGCAGGACGATGCCGCCATCCATTCCGACTCCGCCTCGGCCCTGCTGGGCTTTGCCCTGGGCGGCTGCGGCGTGGCCCTGCTGCCGCAGTGGCTGGTGGAAGGGGAAGTGCGCGCGGGACGCCTGCGCCGCCTGCTGCCCGATGTTGTCTTCCCGGAGCAGGGCGTGTATGCCGTGTATCCGAACACCCAGCATATTGCGGAAAAGGTGCGCGCCTTTATCGACTTTTTGCGCGCTTTCGTGGGCACGCCCGCCTGA
- a CDS encoding bifunctional nicotinamide-nucleotide adenylyltransferase/Nudix hydroxylase codes for MTLAYSADAAILIGRFQPFHNGHAGLLQTALATAAQVVVVLGSAFHARSPKNPFTWQERAAMIAATLPEAQRARVHYVAVRDYYDDGLWADAVRRAVAGAVPALQRVTLVACFKDATSYYLHHFPHWQLLNLEIDPGAPIGATAIRNVLFEAEDVDVSLSAVAQLLPAAIGQYLKAWTLLPWYAPLVQEYRAIEAYKARWRTAPYAPIFCTVDALVQTGGHVLLVRRGGYPGKGLWALPGGFLEPRERLLQGALRELAEETQLGVLAPTLVEALVGVAVFDHPDRSQRGRTITHAHYFDLKTRQLPAVTAADDAALAQWVPVASLPAMEEQFFEDHFHILNHFLQLTHEGR; via the coding sequence ATGACCCTCGCCTATTCCGCCGATGCGGCCATCCTGATCGGCCGCTTCCAGCCATTTCATAATGGCCATGCCGGCTTGCTGCAAACGGCGCTGGCCACCGCCGCCCAGGTGGTGGTGGTGCTCGGCTCCGCCTTCCATGCGCGCAGTCCGAAGAACCCGTTTACGTGGCAGGAACGGGCCGCCATGATCGCCGCCACCCTGCCCGAGGCGCAGCGCGCGCGCGTGCACTACGTGGCCGTGCGCGATTACTACGACGATGGCTTGTGGGCCGATGCCGTGCGGCGCGCCGTGGCGGGCGCCGTGCCTGCGCTGCAGCGCGTGACCCTGGTGGCCTGCTTCAAGGACGCCACCAGTTATTACCTGCACCACTTCCCGCACTGGCAGTTACTCAATCTGGAGATCGATCCCGGTGCGCCCATCGGCGCGACGGCCATCCGCAACGTGCTGTTCGAGGCCGAGGACGTCGATGTGTCGTTGAGCGCCGTGGCGCAGCTGCTGCCGGCGGCCATCGGCCAGTATCTGAAGGCGTGGACCTTGCTGCCGTGGTACGCGCCGCTGGTGCAGGAATACCGCGCCATCGAGGCGTACAAGGCGCGCTGGCGCACGGCGCCGTATGCGCCCATCTTTTGCACCGTGGATGCGCTGGTGCAGACGGGGGGCCACGTCTTGCTCGTGCGCCGCGGCGGCTACCCGGGCAAGGGCTTGTGGGCCTTGCCGGGTGGCTTCCTGGAGCCGCGCGAACGCTTGCTGCAGGGCGCCCTGCGCGAACTGGCGGAAGAAACCCAGCTGGGCGTGCTGGCACCCACCCTCGTCGAGGCGCTGGTCGGCGTGGCCGTGTTCGACCATCCTGACCGCAGCCAGCGCGGGCGCACCATCACGCATGCGCACTATTTTGACCTGAAGACGCGCCAGCTGCCGGCCGTGACGGCAGCCGACGACGCGGCACTGGCGCAGTGGGTGCCCGTGGCCTCCCTGCCGGCCATGGAAGAGCAATTCTTCGAAGACCACTTTCATATCCTGAACCACTTCCTGCAACTGACGCACGAGGGGCGCTGA